The DNA region TTATCCTGACCCTCTTGTCCAGTTAATTCTCAGACTTGAAGAAAATGGGTATACAGTCAGTCTGGGGGAGAAGTTCTATAAAGAAGGTATTGAAATACCTATTATTGAAGGTAGCGATATTATAACAAAGCCGGCATTACTGAAAGCCTATATGTATCTTGTGCCTCGTGGTACCACGGAGCAGGAAGTCCAGCCAATTCTTATCTTCTATACTGCTGTTGAAAGTATAGGCAAAGCTTCTGCCCTTGAAGAATTTGAATTTCCGGGTTTCAGAAGGGAAGTGAAGCAATTTCTCGAAGGAAAGTTTACTGAACCCCTGCCCCTCATTGGAATAGAGGTTAGTGACGATGGTCTTGTATACCCTGGAGCTCACTCCCTATACACATGGAGTATAGGAGATATGTTGCATGAAAGTCTTGACGAGATTTATGATAGGATAAAATATGACCCTCTTGTTAGAGCTCTTAACACCTCACCTTATCTTATAGTAAAAATTGCCATGGAGGCTGAAGAGCTCGAGCTTGAAAGAGAATCATCGCCCCTTGCCGTAGTATATAAAGCTCTTGAAAGACCTGAACTCCGTCTTTATATAACTAAAAGGCTTCTTCAGGAACTTCCCGAGTACAACCCTTTTATAGAGAAGTTAAGAATACCAGAAAGGGAGTATTTGTTACGTGATTATAAAAATGCTGTAAAAAATAACACAGATATATAAAAAGTAGCAATTTTATGGTAAATCTTTTATACTATACTTTATATACAGATAACTGGTGAGATGAAATATATGGGGCTAACTGAAGAAGTGAGAACAAGAGTGTGTACCAAGTGTGATTTTTATAAAGAAGAAGAGAAGCTGGAATGTGCAGCCTTCAAAGAAGCAAAGAAACTTGTGGAACAGAAAAAAATAACACTTGATGATCTCTGATGTATCCCAAACTTAAAAATTCGGCCTTGAAGATGGCTGAATCTCCTTTTTTGTATAATTATTTAAAAGATGAAATCTATGAATTGGATTCTGAAGCCTTTGACCTCCTGAAATATTTCACAGGTAAGAATTCATTGGAATCTATTATAGGAAACCCTTCAAAGGAAGTTAAAGAACTGATTGATTTCTTGGTCTCTGAAGGATGTATAGAAGACAGCCAGATGAAACATACTTATGATATGTTTAATGTTGTAGAAAATTCTAAACCTTCTCTCAGGTATCTCCAGATGCACATAACAACAAAATGCAATCTTGACTGTGCCCACTGCTACCTTGGAAAGAAAAGTGATATTGATATGGAAAAAAAGCTTGCTTTTAAAATAATAGATGAGTTCTCTGAGGTGGGATGGAAGCTTTTGATAACTGGTGGCGAACCCCTTCTCAGCAGTTACTTCTGGGATATCCTGAAATATGCATCGAAGAAACCCCTGAGAATTGAGGTTTTCACAAATGGAACACTTCTCACAGAAAGTATGGCAGAAAAGCTTGGCGTATATGTTCACATGGTGCAGATTAGTCTTGATGGTCTTGAAACAGGGCATGAAATCCTGAGAGGAAGGGGAACCTTCAAAAGTACAATAAAAGGGATAAAAAATGCCAGAAAATACGTTGAGGTTTCGATAGCCACTATGATTCACTCCCGTAATCTTAAGGAATTCCCGGAACTTTCGGAATTAATTGAAGAACTTGATATTGAAGGCTGGAGCCTCGATGTACCCTCATCCAAAGGTAATCTTGAAGTCAGGCAGGAGCTTATTCCTGATTATAAAGAAGCAGCCAGAATATATTCTAGCTATGGCTTTTCCAATGAAATGCATCTTGGGAGTGAGAATTTTGCATGTGGTTCTCATCTGATGTCTGTAAGTGTTGATGGAAGTATAACAAAATGTGGCTTCTTTGATAGGAGTTTGGGCAGAATTGGTAAAATTTCGCTTATGGAAGGCTGGAAGAAAGTTGTTAAAAATTTTGTTCCAGATTTACAGGAACTGGAATGCCGGGAATGTATAAACCTCAGAGAGTGTAGGGGAGGTTGTAGATACAGGGCTGAATTAAACGGGGATTTTCTTGCCAGAGACCCCTTCATGTGCACATTTATGGAGTAACTCCATAAAAATTGGAAAGAGAGGGTTTATTAAAAGCCTCCTTCTCCGGCGCCTCCCTTCCCAAGGCCGCTGGCAGCTATTACATCATCTATTCTAAGAATCATCACTGCAACCTCGCTTGCACTGTCGATAGCCTGAGTTTTGACATTTGTGGGAGTTATGAGCCCGGCTTCAATCATATTCTCCAGCCTTTTTGTCATAACATTGTACCCTATATCTCTATTCTCCTCATGCTTT from archaeon BMS3Bbin15 includes:
- the albA_1 gene encoding antilisterial bacteriocin subtilosin biosynthesis protein AlbA, which gives rise to MYPKLKNSALKMAESPFLYNYLKDEIYELDSEAFDLLKYFTGKNSLESIIGNPSKEVKELIDFLVSEGCIEDSQMKHTYDMFNVVENSKPSLRYLQMHITTKCNLDCAHCYLGKKSDIDMEKKLAFKIIDEFSEVGWKLLITGGEPLLSSYFWDILKYASKKPLRIEVFTNGTLLTESMAEKLGVYVHMVQISLDGLETGHEILRGRGTFKSTIKGIKNARKYVEVSIATMIHSRNLKEFPELSELIEELDIEGWSLDVPSSKGNLEVRQELIPDYKEAARIYSSYGFSNEMHLGSENFACGSHLMSVSVDGSITKCGFFDRSLGRIGKISLMEGWKKVVKNFVPDLQELECRECINLRECRGGCRYRAELNGDFLARDPFMCTFME